The following proteins are encoded in a genomic region of Desulfosporosinus youngiae DSM 17734:
- a CDS encoding cobalamin B12-binding domain-containing protein translates to MAERRIRILLSKPGLDGHDRGAKVLARCFRDAGFEVIYTGCHQTPEQIAAAAIQEDVDLVGLSCLSGAHKYLFPQVVNLLKEEGADDICVIGGGIIPEQDMQPLYDAGLKALFTPGAKLDSLVEWINTNVTPRA, encoded by the coding sequence ATGGCAGAAAGAAGAATTCGTATACTGTTGTCTAAACCCGGCTTAGACGGCCATGATCGCGGGGCTAAGGTGTTAGCCAGGTGCTTCAGGGATGCCGGTTTTGAGGTGATTTATACCGGATGTCACCAGACTCCGGAGCAAATAGCTGCCGCCGCTATTCAGGAAGATGTTGATCTTGTGGGCTTAAGCTGTTTATCAGGTGCGCACAAGTACTTGTTCCCGCAAGTCGTTAATCTTTTGAAGGAGGAAGGTGCCGATGATATCTGCGTTATCGGCGGGGGGATTATTCCCGAGCAGGATATGCAGCCTCTTTATGACGCGGGACTGAAAGCATTATTTACTCCGGGAGCCAAACTTGATTCACTGGTGGAGTGGATTAATACAAATGTAACTCCAAGGGCGTGA
- the meaB gene encoding methylmalonyl Co-A mutase-associated GTPase MeaB, with protein MKELGQKVLAGDVRSASRLIRNLEDQIPGTHVAMQQIFTKTGNAHVIGITGAPGAGKSTLTDELVFSWRQRNKTVGVLAVDPTSPFTGGALLGDRIRMLRHAEDKGVFLRSLATRGSMGGISKAVGEAIHVMDAMGKDSIIIETVGVGQQEVEIINHAHTVIVVLVPGMGDEIQALKAGLMEIADIFIINKADRDGAANLYKEVSNMIHMSVAKGGWEIPVLLVESVQEPKKFAESVSVVCDKIEDHYRFLVDNNLLSERLRRKTAAEFNEALWGAILQPVLDDLDEGGEMEKMIDTLLKKETDPYTLAEEVAVRYKNRV; from the coding sequence ATGAAAGAATTAGGACAAAAAGTATTGGCGGGAGATGTGCGTTCAGCCTCTCGCCTCATCAGAAACCTGGAAGATCAAATACCCGGCACCCATGTTGCTATGCAGCAAATTTTTACTAAAACCGGTAATGCCCATGTCATAGGCATTACCGGTGCCCCGGGGGCCGGTAAAAGTACCTTGACAGATGAACTGGTTTTTTCCTGGCGTCAGAGAAACAAGACGGTCGGTGTTCTGGCAGTAGACCCCACCAGTCCCTTTACCGGGGGAGCGCTTTTGGGAGACAGAATCCGTATGCTGCGGCATGCTGAGGATAAAGGGGTATTCTTGCGCAGCCTGGCTACCAGGGGTTCTATGGGCGGCATATCCAAGGCTGTGGGAGAAGCCATCCATGTTATGGATGCTATGGGCAAAGACTCCATAATAATCGAAACTGTCGGGGTGGGGCAGCAAGAGGTAGAAATCATTAATCATGCTCATACTGTAATCGTTGTTCTGGTGCCCGGTATGGGGGATGAAATACAGGCTCTTAAAGCCGGCTTAATGGAGATAGCGGATATCTTTATCATTAATAAGGCAGACCGTGACGGTGCCGCGAACTTGTATAAGGAAGTCTCGAACATGATTCATATGTCTGTTGCCAAAGGTGGTTGGGAAATACCTGTATTACTGGTGGAAAGCGTACAGGAACCTAAAAAATTCGCCGAGAGTGTGTCGGTTGTATGCGATAAGATAGAAGATCATTACCGCTTCCTGGTGGACAATAACCTTTTGTCTGAGCGTTTGCGCCGTAAGACTGCTGCCGAATTTAATGAAGCTTTGTGGGGAGCAATCCTGCAGCCGGTATTAGATGACCTGGATGAAGGCGGAGAAATGGAAAAAATGATTGATACGTTATTGAAAAAAGAAACAGATCCCTATACTCTGGCAGAGGAAGTAGCCGTCAGGTATAAAAACAGGGTTTAA
- a CDS encoding cobalamin-dependent protein (Presence of a B(12) (cobalamin)-binding domain implies dependence on cobalamin itself, in one of its several forms, or in some unusual lineages, dependence on a cobalamin-like analog.) — MNKRTIKVLLAKAGMDNQNKEIRVLARGLREQGGMDVIYTGLYCSLEEIAETVLREAVDLVGLFVHNGSHLDLYPRLHDLLAAQNTGHVPVFGGGLIPERHRQELKAQGMAAEIFGPGTSTRSIIAWINQVPAAGEEGETV, encoded by the coding sequence ATGAATAAGCGAACAATAAAGGTTCTGCTGGCTAAGGCCGGGATGGATAATCAGAATAAGGAAATCCGCGTTCTGGCTCGTGGTTTAAGAGAACAGGGCGGCATGGATGTTATTTATACAGGTTTGTATTGTTCACTTGAGGAAATAGCTGAAACAGTACTGCGGGAGGCTGTTGATCTGGTGGGGTTATTTGTGCATAACGGTTCCCACCTGGATTTATACCCGCGCTTGCATGATCTGCTGGCTGCCCAAAATACCGGGCATGTTCCGGTTTTCGGAGGGGGCTTGATACCCGAGCGGCACCGGCAGGAGCTTAAAGCTCAAGGGATGGCAGCTGAGATATTCGGGCCAGGCACCTCCACCCGCAGTATAATTGCCTGGATTAATCAGGTGCCGGCTGCCGGTGAGGAAGGAGAAACAGTATGA
- a CDS encoding sigma-54-dependent Fis family transcriptional regulator — protein MKVREIMTPDPLTISPNHKVCEVVNIFIANKIDGAPVLDEKGKLVGLFTKSHIYRAISRGLDMNTKVEDLMTRKILTGHPEDEFGDVLNATVPRLPVVNENGQVVGIITRGDIAKAFFNSYRNMSLELDTIINSTHNAIISVDEKGIINVWNLSAAKLLGIEAEDAAGKSIREVLPTAKLMDVIQTGKVETLKKVKLNDRYFMSNRSPIKKDGKIIGAVAVLQDISELDKMSKELFYVKELNEELDAIVESSFDGLFITDGKGKILRYNKAFEQLTGINAHEYLGLSVEDIRRDGIISEPVTCHVLEKKKSITIMQTSKTGKLTLTTGNPVIDASGEIIRVVCNVRDITELNLLKHQLKKAQGLSQHYENQLRTLRLRYDNTESLVVSSAKMRQLLDMVIRLASVDSTILIMGESGTGKELIAETIHSNSSRRDKPFIKVNCGAIPENLLESELFGYDGGAFTGAKREGKSGYIELASGGTLFLDEIGEMPLNLQVKVLRFLQNKEIIRVGGSSVINVDVRIVAATNRDLLEMVQHKQFREDLYYRLNVVPVCVPPLRGRKDDIPPLAAHFVEVFNYKYKKNKKISQSVVDILMQYDWPGNIRELENLIERMVVTTIDDNITGEDLPSFLRDKVGSSSSYIIVSGIVPLRDAVESVEKQLLERVYANYRTTRQMAKELKVDASTVVRKAAKYCIIRDS, from the coding sequence TTGAAAGTTCGGGAAATTATGACCCCTGATCCTTTAACCATAAGTCCCAATCATAAGGTTTGCGAGGTCGTCAATATTTTTATAGCCAATAAGATAGACGGTGCCCCGGTGTTAGACGAAAAGGGTAAATTGGTAGGCCTTTTTACCAAGAGTCATATTTACCGCGCCATAAGCAGGGGCCTGGATATGAATACGAAGGTGGAAGACTTAATGACCCGGAAGATTCTTACGGGTCATCCTGAGGATGAGTTTGGGGACGTACTTAATGCTACGGTGCCCCGGCTGCCCGTTGTGAATGAAAACGGGCAGGTAGTGGGGATCATTACCCGCGGCGATATTGCCAAAGCTTTCTTTAATTCTTATCGCAATATGTCCCTTGAACTTGATACGATTATAAATTCAACTCATAATGCAATTATTTCCGTGGATGAAAAAGGCATAATTAATGTCTGGAATTTGTCGGCCGCCAAGCTGCTGGGTATTGAGGCAGAGGATGCTGCCGGGAAAAGTATACGGGAGGTACTTCCTACCGCTAAACTGATGGATGTAATTCAGACCGGAAAAGTCGAAACTCTTAAGAAAGTAAAACTCAATGACCGTTACTTTATGTCCAATCGTTCTCCGATTAAAAAGGACGGCAAGATTATCGGTGCCGTTGCGGTGCTCCAGGATATCTCCGAGCTGGATAAGATGTCCAAGGAACTGTTCTATGTGAAGGAATTAAATGAGGAGTTGGATGCCATAGTGGAATCATCCTTTGACGGGTTATTTATAACTGACGGCAAAGGAAAAATCCTGCGCTATAATAAGGCTTTTGAACAGCTGACGGGCATCAATGCCCATGAATACCTGGGACTAAGTGTGGAGGACATCAGAAGAGACGGCATTATTTCTGAACCTGTAACCTGCCATGTCTTGGAGAAGAAGAAATCCATCACGATTATGCAGACAAGTAAAACCGGCAAACTTACGCTGACTACGGGAAACCCGGTCATAGATGCAAGCGGCGAAATAATCAGGGTTGTCTGCAATGTCAGAGATATCACTGAATTAAATCTCTTGAAACACCAGCTGAAAAAAGCCCAGGGGCTAAGCCAGCACTATGAAAACCAGCTTCGCACCTTGAGGCTGCGCTATGATAATACCGAAAGCCTGGTGGTTAGCTCGGCTAAGATGAGGCAGCTGTTGGATATGGTGATCAGGCTGGCCTCAGTTGATTCTACTATTTTAATCATGGGTGAATCAGGTACCGGTAAGGAACTGATAGCCGAGACAATTCACAGCAACAGCTCACGCCGGGATAAACCGTTTATTAAGGTGAACTGCGGTGCTATCCCTGAAAATTTATTGGAATCGGAATTATTCGGCTATGATGGCGGGGCCTTTACCGGGGCCAAACGGGAAGGTAAATCAGGATATATTGAACTGGCTTCCGGAGGGACTTTATTCCTGGATGAAATTGGTGAAATGCCGCTGAATTTACAGGTTAAGGTGCTGCGGTTCTTGCAAAACAAAGAAATTATCCGGGTCGGGGGATCAAGTGTTATTAATGTGGATGTGCGCATTGTCGCCGCTACAAACAGGGATCTGTTGGAAATGGTGCAGCATAAGCAGTTTCGCGAGGATCTTTATTACCGGTTAAATGTAGTGCCTGTGTGTGTCCCGCCCCTGCGCGGCCGCAAAGATGATATCCCCCCGCTGGCGGCACATTTCGTAGAGGTATTTAACTACAAATATAAAAAGAATAAAAAGATATCACAGAGTGTGGTTGATATTCTGATGCAGTATGACTGGCCCGGCAATATCAGAGAATTGGAAAACCTGATTGAGAGAATGGTTGTTACGACCATAGATGATAACATCACCGGCGAGGATTTGCCTTCCTTCCTGCGGGATAAAGTTGGGAGCAGTTCCTCATATATTATTGTTTCGGGGATAGTGCCCTTAAGGGATGCTGTAGAAAGTGTGGAGAAGCAGCTGTTGGAAAGAGTTTATGCCAACTATCGAACGACCAGGCAGATGGCTAAGGAATTAAAAGTTGATGCCTCTACTGTGGTCAGAAAGGCAGCAAAGTATTGTATTATCAGGGATTCCTGA
- a CDS encoding ABC transporter ATP-binding protein, with protein sequence MNIEPVITIRDLKMRFGSKEVLKGINLEVFRGQIIGYIGPNGAGKSTTVKILMGLADGYDGEIRIFGENISEGKVEYKRKIGYVPETVEIFENLTAYEYLTFIGEVYGLGLEQVNNKAKKLMALLGIEEVYHTRISAYSKGMKQKLLIISSIIHNPDILFLDEPLSGLDANSVMIVKEILAELAALGKTIFYSSHIMDVVEKISSRIILINEGQIVADGSFDELKEQSSQGSLEQIFNQLTGFNRHKEIAYEFIKELQGV encoded by the coding sequence ATGAACATTGAGCCGGTAATCACCATAAGAGATCTTAAAATGCGATTTGGTTCGAAAGAAGTACTAAAGGGGATTAACCTGGAGGTATTCAGGGGCCAGATTATCGGATATATTGGGCCGAATGGGGCGGGAAAGAGCACCACTGTTAAAATCCTGATGGGTTTGGCAGATGGGTACGACGGTGAAATAAGAATTTTTGGAGAGAATATCTCTGAGGGTAAGGTGGAATATAAACGAAAAATAGGTTACGTGCCTGAGACGGTGGAGATCTTCGAAAACCTGACAGCCTATGAATACCTTACATTTATTGGAGAGGTTTACGGGCTTGGTTTGGAACAGGTAAATAATAAGGCCAAAAAGCTCATGGCTTTACTTGGTATAGAAGAAGTCTATCATACAAGAATATCGGCGTACTCAAAAGGTATGAAGCAAAAGCTTCTGATTATCTCCAGTATTATTCATAATCCGGATATTTTGTTTCTGGATGAACCATTAAGCGGGCTGGATGCAAATAGTGTGATGATTGTAAAAGAGATTCTGGCCGAACTGGCGGCTTTGGGTAAAACTATATTCTATTCTTCACATATTATGGACGTTGTGGAGAAGATTAGCAGCAGAATAATCTTAATCAATGAGGGACAAATAGTTGCGGACGGAAGCTTTGACGAACTTAAAGAACAGAGCAGTCAAGGCTCGCTTGAACAGATATTTAACCAATTGACCGGCTTTAATAGGCATAAGGAGATTGCCTATGAATTCATCAAAGAATTACAGGGAGTTTAA